A genomic window from Balaenoptera acutorostrata chromosome 20, mBalAcu1.1, whole genome shotgun sequence includes:
- the PPP1R1B gene encoding protein phosphatase 1 regulatory subunit 1B isoform X2: protein MDPKDRKKIQFSVPAPPSQLDPRQVEMIRRRRPTPAMLFRLSEHSSPEEDASPHQRASGEGHHLKSKRANPCAYTPPSLKAVQRIAESHLQSISNVGENQASEEEDELGELRELGYPREEEEEEEEDDEEEEEEEEDSQAEILKGSRGSAGQKTTCGQGLEGPWERPPPLDEPQRDGSSEDQVEDPALNEPGEEPQRPAHPEPGT, encoded by the exons ATGGACCCCAAGGACCGCAAGAAGATCCAGTTCTCCGTGCCCGCGCCCCCCAGCCAGCTCGACCCCCGCCAGGTGGAGATG atCCGGCGCAGGAGACCAACCCCTGCCATGCTGTTCCGGCTCTCAGAGCACTCCTCGCCAG AGGAGGACGCCTCACCCCACCAG AGAGCCTCAGGAGAGGGGCACCACCTCAAGTCGAAGAGAGCCAACCCCTGTGCCTACACACCCCCCTCGCTGAAAG CTGTGCAGCGCATTGCTGAGTCTCACCTGCAGTCCATCAGCAACGTGGGTGAGAACCAGGCCTCAGAGGAGGAGGATGAGCTGGGGGAGCTGCGGGAGCTGGGCTAcccaagagaggaagaagaggaggaggaggaggatgacgaagaagaagaggaggaggaggaggacagccAGGCTGAAATCCTGAAGGGCAGCAGGGGGTCTG CTGGGCAGAAGACTACTTGTGGCCAAGGTCTGGAGGGTCCCTGGGAGCGCCCGCCTCCTCTGGATGAGCCCCAGAGAGACGGAAGCTCTGAGGACCAAGTGGAAGACCCTGCATTAAATG AACCTGGGGAGGAGCCACAGCGCCCCGCTCACCCTGAACCTGGCACATAG
- the PPP1R1B gene encoding protein phosphatase 1 regulatory subunit 1B isoform X1, with amino-acid sequence MDPKDRKKIQFSVPAPPSQLDPRQVEMIRRRRPTPAMLFRLSEHSSPEEDASPHQQRASGEGHHLKSKRANPCAYTPPSLKAVQRIAESHLQSISNVGENQASEEEDELGELRELGYPREEEEEEEEDDEEEEEEEEDSQAEILKGSRGSAGQKTTCGQGLEGPWERPPPLDEPQRDGSSEDQVEDPALNEPGEEPQRPAHPEPGT; translated from the exons ATGGACCCCAAGGACCGCAAGAAGATCCAGTTCTCCGTGCCCGCGCCCCCCAGCCAGCTCGACCCCCGCCAGGTGGAGATG atCCGGCGCAGGAGACCAACCCCTGCCATGCTGTTCCGGCTCTCAGAGCACTCCTCGCCAG AGGAGGACGCCTCACCCCACCAG CAGAGAGCCTCAGGAGAGGGGCACCACCTCAAGTCGAAGAGAGCCAACCCCTGTGCCTACACACCCCCCTCGCTGAAAG CTGTGCAGCGCATTGCTGAGTCTCACCTGCAGTCCATCAGCAACGTGGGTGAGAACCAGGCCTCAGAGGAGGAGGATGAGCTGGGGGAGCTGCGGGAGCTGGGCTAcccaagagaggaagaagaggaggaggaggaggatgacgaagaagaagaggaggaggaggaggacagccAGGCTGAAATCCTGAAGGGCAGCAGGGGGTCTG CTGGGCAGAAGACTACTTGTGGCCAAGGTCTGGAGGGTCCCTGGGAGCGCCCGCCTCCTCTGGATGAGCCCCAGAGAGACGGAAGCTCTGAGGACCAAGTGGAAGACCCTGCATTAAATG AACCTGGGGAGGAGCCACAGCGCCCCGCTCACCCTGAACCTGGCACATAG